The DNA region CATCACACGCGCGAGTTACTCACTCGTTGACATGAACAGATGTGGTGTGCCCCTTATCGAGATCGTTACGGAACCAGATATCTCTTCCCCAAGAGAGGCGCGTGTCTTCATGGAAAAACTGAGATCGATCGTGAGATATCTGGGTGTGAGCACGGGCGACATGGAAAAAGGTGCTCTCAGGTGCGATGCGAACATCTCCGTTGTGGATACAGAAACCGGCAGACAGAGTAACAGGGTGGAAGTGAAGAACATGAATTCCTTCAGGTTCGTAGAAAGAGCCCTGGAGTACGAGTTCAAAAGGATCGTCAAAGCGATGGAAAGAGGGGAAGACGTGGAAAGAGAGACAAGGGGATGGGACGCAACAACAAAGACCACCGTCTCCATGAGAGGAAAGGAAGAAGAAAGCGACTACAGATACTTCCCCGAGCCCGATATTCCACCGGTTGTTCTGAGTGATGAATACCTCGATGAGGTGAAAAGGGAGATTCCCGAACTTCCAGACGAAAAGGCAGCTCGCTTCATGGAAGAATACGGGCTCCCAGAGTATGATGCCAGAGTTCTCACGGCGAGCAAGGAACTCGCAGAGTTCTTCGAAGAGTGTGTGAAAGCCGTCAACAGGCCAAAAGATCTCAGCAACTGGATCATGACCGAAGTCTTGAGAGAACTCAACGAAAGAAACCTGGAGATCACACAGACGAAGCTGAAGCCGGAACACTTTGCAGATCTCTTCAAACTAATGGACGAGGGGAAGATCTCGATAAAGATCGCAAAGGAGATTTTCCCGGAGGTGTTCGAAACGGGAAAGATGCCTTCTCAGATAGTGAAGGAGAAAGGCCTTGTTCAAATAAGTGATGAAAAGCTCATAGAAGGGCTCGTCAGAAAAGCGATGGAACAGAATCCGAAAGCAGTTCAGGACTACAAGGCAGGCAAGAAGAAGGCCGCCGGTTTCTTCGTCGGCTTTGTGATGAGAGAAACGAAAGGAAAGGCAAATCCAGAGCTCACCAACAGGATTGTAAGGAAACTTCTTGAAGAGGAGTGAAAGCATGAAAAAACACCTTCTTTTCCTTCTTCTCATCGTGGGGGGAGTGGTTTTTTCAAGTTCTTTCATGTGGACATCCGATGGCTACCGTGTCACATTCGGTGATGTGCTTGTTTTCAGTGTTTACAACGATGAATGGGGTGTGGGTGTTGGCATCACAAGATCCCAGACGAATTTCCAGAAACTCGGTTTTCTGAGGGTGAAGACTTCAGAAGTGACACTGAAGACTGCCCTCCTGCTCGGAAATGGATGGAGTCTTTCTTTTTCCATCGACCAGAGAGACATCATTCCATTTCCGGGAAACGTACACTACGAGTTTCTCATAGGTCGATCTGGGGGGTATGCCCTGCTCGACCAGGACTACATCATGAAAATCGGTGGCTACAGGTTTTCCCTTGACAATTTCTCCTACATGTCCAAGGACACCGTCATGTTCTGTAGTGGCCATATCTCCATGGGAAGCACCTCTTTTGCCTACAGAGTGCTGAACAACACCGCCCTTTTTGGAATCTCCGATGCAGACAGCGTTGTTTTCCTTGGGGTGGGGGGTCTGGACTGGCAACTCGCTGGAGGTGTGGGTTTCAGTTTTCCCGTGGAAAAAGGACTTGAATTAAAATTCCTCGTTTCAGTTTCAAAAAACCGTGTCTCTTATGGTTTTATGGCGCAGGCGAAAAAGGGAAGCACCGAGCTGACGTTTGTTTTGAACACGGACAAGTTCTACTTCAACGTGAAATTTTGAGAAAATGCTTCATATTTCTTCATAAACGGGGATAATCATGGATATCCCCGTTTTTTCGTTTAAAACAGTCCTTGTGATTTTTTGTAAACTTGACTATAATTCTGGTCAAGGAGTGGGAAAATGAATCTGAGTGGTGTGTCCTTTCGCAGTCTGGCGGAAGCGAAGGCGAAGTTCTCTCATGTTGTTGAAGAAACAAAGGAAAAGGACGTGGTCGTGACAAAGAACGGGATCCCGACCGTTGTGGTGATCGATTACGAGAAATACAAAAAATTGATGGAGTTTCTTGAGGAAATACTCGACACTTACCTTTTGGACATCGGCAACGTCGAAAAGTACCTTGAACTCAAGAAATATTTTGAATTCAACGATTCTCAGGAGGTGTGAGGATGGCTCAGGTTGTGCTTGAGAACGTCACTAAGGTGTACGACAACAAGGTCGTTGCTGTGAAGAACGCAAACTTGGTCGTCGAAGACAAGGAATTTGTGGTCCTTCTGGGACCGTCTGGTTGTGGAAAGACAACCACCCTCAGGATGATCGCCGGTCTTGAGGAAATCACGGAGGGAAAAATCTACATTGATGGTAAGGTTGTGAACGACGTCGAACCAAAAGATAGAGACATCGCCATGGTGTTCCAGAACTACGCACTGTACCCCCACATGACCGTCTACGAGAACATGGCCTTCGGTTTGAAGCTGAGAAGATATCCGAAAGATGAGATCGACAGGAGGGTCAGAGAAGCTGCCAAGATACTCGGAATAGAAAACCTACTCGACAGAAAGCCAAGACAGCTCTCCGGTGGGCAGAGACAGAGGGTGGCAGTTGGAAGAGCGATTGTGAGAAACCCGAAGGTCTTTCTCTTCGACGAGCCTCTTTCCAACCTCGACGCAAAACTCAGGGTTCAGATGAGAAGTGAACTCAAAAAACTCCATCACAGGCTCCAGGCAACGGTCATCTACGTGACACACGATCAGGTGGAAGCCATGACGATGGCAGACAAGATAGTCGTTATGAAGGATGGAGAGCTCCAGCAAATTGGATCACCTCATGAGATATACAACAACCCCGCAAACATCTTCGTTGCTGGTTTCATCGGCAGTCCTCCGATGAACTTTGTGAACGCAAAGGTTGTGAGAGGAGAAGGAGGACTCTGGATACAGGCGTCTGGTTTCAAAGTGAAAGTTCCAAAAGAATTTGAAGACAAGCTCGCAGACTATGTGGACAAAGAGATCATCTTTGGTATCAGACCGGAGGATGTCTACGACAAGCTCTTCGCGATGGCTCCAACTCCAGAGAACACGGTAACGGGAATCGTTGACGTGGTCGAACCTCTTGGAAGTGAAACAATCCTTCATGTGAAGGTAGGAGACGATGCCATCACCGCATCCGTCAACCCAAGAACGCAGGCGAAAGAGGAACAGAAGATCGATCTTGTGTTCGACATGACGCGAATGCACGCCTTCGATAAAGAAACGGAGAAGGCTATCATCTGAGGGGGCCGGCCCCCTCACTTTTTTTCTCTGAACTCCACCACATCACCATCCTCCAGTGGATCGGTGAACATCGCTTTCTTTCCGTTTTTGAGAAGTTCATAGTCTCTGAGACCGTCCATCTTCATGTCTTTGAGAAGGTCGAGCACCATCGGTTTGAAGTCTTTCATCTCCACTCTCGATTCACCAACCCGGCGAACGATCTTCAGAGGAATTTTTTTCAAAACGCCGTTGAAGCTGACTGTGATGTGTGGAACCTCCAGCGCCTCTTCAAGAGACTTTTTCCCCTTTTCAACCACCGTGAGTTCACTTCCGAGGGAAACTTCCTCATCATCTTTCAAAGGCCGCCCTTCTTTCAGGAGATCAAAATCCACAACACAAACATTTTTCTCTTCCCCGTTAACAGAAACTTTTACTTTGCCATAAGAAAGCTTTTCTTTGATTTCTTTCACCTTCATCTTTTCTGGAAAGCTGACAAAATCCTCTTCGCTCAATGACTCTTCTAGAGAAGCTGGAGAGCTGTTTTTCAGGATCTCTGGGAATACTTCTTCGATTTCACCCGATGGGAGTGCCACTTTCACAGGCTTTGCAACGTCTTTTATCCTGAGAGGAATGGTCTTTTCTTCGATGTGAACGTCGATCCTGTCTCCATGTTTCACTTTTGAAGAAAGACTCGCCTCTTCCCCGTTCACCAGTATCCTCACAGAGGTCTTTCTTCTTGGTCTCAGAAGGGGCTTTCCGTTCACAACAACGGAGATCGTGTCTCCTCCCACAAGCGAAGAAAACCTGTACCCGGCCTGTATGAGAACCTGCATCACAGAGTATTTCCCGACTGCTCCCATGAGTCTCACGGGGATTCCATTCACAACAACCTGTGAAAAGACAGCCCCTCTGTTCCTCATGGCACTGTACGCTATTCCAACGGGTGTGATGTATTCGCTTCCTTTGACCTTTCCGGTAATATCTTCTACAACACCCGTGCTTTCCACACTCTTCAGTGAAACCCTGTCCAGTGGAAGATTCAACTTGCCAGCGAGTGTTTCCACAAAACTGGGAATCTTTGCTCCACCACCCACCACCATCACAACGGAGGGTGGACCACCGTTGAGTTCTGTTACAACGGAGGAGATCTCCGACGTGATCTGATCCACAACAGGCTTTATGGCAGATTCAACTTCCTCTCTTGTCAGCTCGATCTCTCTGTCGAGAACGTTTTTGACCTTCACTTTCCCTTCTGTGAAAACGGTTCTTTTCACGTGCTCCGCCGTTTGAAAGTCCAGCAGGAAACTCTTCCCTATAGATTCTGTGATCTCGTCTCCCGCGAGCGGAATCATTCCGTACGCCACAACGGTGCCTTCCTTAGATATGGCAATGTCGCTCGTCCCTGCACCGACATCGACGAGAGCGATGTTCAGGTACCTCAGATCCTCTGGCACGGTTAGATCCATGGCCGCTATGGGCTCCAGGGTCACGTGCACCGGTGTGAGTCTTACCGTTTCCAGCACTCTCATCAAAGAGTCCACAACGTGCACGGGAAGAAACGCGGAGACGACTTTCACATAAGCCTTCCCGCCCCTGTGACCTTCCAGTTTCTTCATCCACATGTCGTCCAGTCTGTACTCCACAACGGAGTATCCAACACAGAAGAAATCTCCCTCCACATCACTCTGTGCGTTGCTGACAGCTTCTATCTCCAGTTTCATCACGTCTTCTCTTGTGATGTGTCCCAACTTCGAAAGATCTCTTTCTGCTTCACCGATTTTTGTTTTCAAGAACCTCCCCGCAAGGGCGACCGCCACTTCTTCAAGTTTCAACTCGTTTCTTTCTTCAAGCCTTCGCTTCACCTCTTCAACAGTTTCAGCGACGCCTATCACGTCGTGTACCTGGCCATCGAACATCGTGCGAGTTTTGTGTTCTATCAACTCAGAATCAACGATCCTGATCACACCACTCTCTTCAACTGCCAGCAGACCTGCTATCTTGCGCGTCCCAACATCCAGAGCGAAAATCACACTTCCACCTCCACAACCGTGACACCCGTTCCCCCTTCCGACGGAGTCCCGAACCTGAAAGAGACCACTCTCCTGTCCCTTCTCAGCATCTCCCAGACACCTGTTGCCAGCTTTCCGGTTCCCTTTCCATGGATTATATAGCCTTTCTTGATCCCGTTCATCACCAGATCATCGATGAATTTTTTCACAACAGGTTCTGCCTCTTCGACAGTCATGCCGCGTATATCTATCTCCGTTCTGAAAGAAGAAACAAAATGAGTTCCCTCTTCTTTGTCCTCCTCTTCTTTCTTCTTTGCTTTCCTCAACTTTCCAACTGGCACCTTCACCCTCAAAAAACCAAAATCGACAAGAGCAGTGCTTCCTTTCACATCCACGACTTTTCCAACGGAGGTTCCTCCTTCCATCCTCACATGATCTCCCACGTTGATCTCTTCTTCCATCTCTTCTTCAATGGTTTTTTTCTTCAGATCTTTTCTTTCTTTTTCCAGCACCCTGACAGTCTTCCTCATCTCCTCGACGTTGCCGGACTTTGCCACGTGTATCGCCTGATCGAGCTCTTTTTTGACCTTTCTGATGTAGTCGTTGAGTTCTTTCAGTTCTCTGTCAAACTCTTCGATTTTCATTCTTCTGAGTTTTTTGTAGTCCGCCTCATATTTCGCTCTAAGTTTCATGTACTCTTCTTTCTCTTTCTGGAGCTTTCTCTTTTCCTCCTCGAGTAGGGAGATCTTTTCATGGAGCGATCTTATGAGGCTCTCGAGTTCCATCTCTTCCTGCGAGAGTCTTGACTTGGCGTTCTCAATGACTCGCCTGTCGAGCCCTAGCTTCTCCGCTATCTGAAACGCGTGGGATCCTCCAGGTACTCCAACAAGCACTTTGTAAGTGGGAGAAAGTGTTTCCGGATCGAACTCCATCGACGCGTTCAAAAGGAGAGGGTGGTTCATCGCGAGGATTTTCACAGGTGTATGGTGCGTCGTCACGAAGAGCGTGGCTCCTTTTTCGAGAAGTTCTTCTATTATAGCGATAGCAAGGGCCGCACCTTCGGCAGGATCCGTACCGGAACCCAGTTCGTCGAGTATGACAAGAGAATCGCTGTCAGCGTTCTCGACTATCTCAACGATCCGTTTCAAGTGAGACGAGAATGTGCTCAAACTCTGCTCTATATTCTGTTCTTCTCCGATATCGGCCATGATCTTTGGGAATATCATCAACTCCGTTCCATCGTCGCACAGCAGCGGAAAACCACTCATCATGAGAGCGGTGAAGAGCCCTACTGTTTTCACAGTGACAGTTTTTCCTCCCATGTTCGGTCCCGTGATGATGATTCCCTTTTTGTTCGGTGGAAGCTCCAGGTTTATCGGAACGACCCTGTCTTTTGGAATCAGCGGGTGTCTTGCGTTCACCAGCTTTATTCTTGAAGAAGGTTTCACAACGATTCCGTTGTTTTCCTTTGCAAACTTTACCCGTGCGTAGAGAGAGTCGAAGTGGGCGATTAGATCGATGTTCTTTTCAAGATCGCTCAAATTCGAAAGAAGTATGTTCGTGAGCCGACGAAGAATCCTGCCTATTTCCAGCCTTTCTTCCTCTTCCAACAGACGCATCCTGTTGTTCAATTCGACAAACTCCTCTGGTTCCATAAAAACGGTGGCCCCAGAGGAGGACAGGTGATGCACGATACCTCTCACCGATCTTTTCATAGAGGCTTTCACGGGAAAAAGGTACCTTCCCTCTCTGTAGACGTACATCTGTTCCTGGAGGATCTGAGAGTGCTTCCTTACAAAGTCATCTGCCTTCTTTTTGATTTCCTCTGAAAGATGTCTTTTTTCGTTTCTTATCTCTTTCAATCTTGGACTTGCGTTGTTCGAGATTTCTCCATCTTGTTCTATACACCTGTTCACTTCTTTCACGAATTCCTCAAATGATACAAGTTGAGAGAATGTTTCTTTCAGCTTCAGGTACTCCCGTCTTTTGAGTTCGTTCTTCAAGATGTCACAACCTTCGAGAAAACTGGAAACGCGCAGAAGTTCCCACGGCTCCAAAGAAGAACCTGCTTTCAACTTTTCCAGTTCCGGTGTGATGTCGT from Thermotoga sp. includes:
- the gatB gene encoding Asp-tRNA(Asn)/Glu-tRNA(Gln) amidotransferase subunit GatB codes for the protein MRYRPVIGLEIHVQLSTKTKAFCSCPADVFELPPNTAICPVCTGQPGALPVPSEEMIRFAVKTALALNCKIHKYSRFDRKNYFYPDLPKGYQISQYFYPIATEGYLEIDGDERRKKIRIRRLHIEEDAGKLMHEGDSITRASYSLVDMNRCGVPLIEIVTEPDISSPREARVFMEKLRSIVRYLGVSTGDMEKGALRCDANISVVDTETGRQSNRVEVKNMNSFRFVERALEYEFKRIVKAMERGEDVERETRGWDATTKTTVSMRGKEEESDYRYFPEPDIPPVVLSDEYLDEVKREIPELPDEKAARFMEEYGLPEYDARVLTASKELAEFFEECVKAVNRPKDLSNWIMTEVLRELNERNLEITQTKLKPEHFADLFKLMDEGKISIKIAKEIFPEVFETGKMPSQIVKEKGLVQISDEKLIEGLVRKAMEQNPKAVQDYKAGKKKAAGFFVGFVMRETKGKANPELTNRIVRKLLEEE
- a CDS encoding type II toxin-antitoxin system Phd/YefM family antitoxin, whose amino-acid sequence is MNLSGVSFRSLAEAKAKFSHVVEETKEKDVVVTKNGIPTVVVIDYEKYKKLMEFLEEILDTYLLDIGNVEKYLELKKYFEFNDSQEV
- the ugpC gene encoding sn-glycerol-3-phosphate ABC transporter ATP-binding protein UgpC, which encodes MAQVVLENVTKVYDNKVVAVKNANLVVEDKEFVVLLGPSGCGKTTTLRMIAGLEEITEGKIYIDGKVVNDVEPKDRDIAMVFQNYALYPHMTVYENMAFGLKLRRYPKDEIDRRVREAAKILGIENLLDRKPRQLSGGQRQRVAVGRAIVRNPKVFLFDEPLSNLDAKLRVQMRSELKKLHHRLQATVIYVTHDQVEAMTMADKIVVMKDGELQQIGSPHEIYNNPANIFVAGFIGSPPMNFVNAKVVRGEGGLWIQASGFKVKVPKEFEDKLADYVDKEIIFGIRPEDVYDKLFAMAPTPENTVTGIVDVVEPLGSETILHVKVGDDAITASVNPRTQAKEEQKIDLVFDMTRMHAFDKETEKAII
- a CDS encoding cell division protein FtsA — its product is MIFALDVGTRKIAGLLAVEESGVIRIVDSELIEHKTRTMFDGQVHDVIGVAETVEEVKRRLEERNELKLEEVAVALAGRFLKTKIGEAERDLSKLGHITREDVMKLEIEAVSNAQSDVEGDFFCVGYSVVEYRLDDMWMKKLEGHRGGKAYVKVVSAFLPVHVVDSLMRVLETVRLTPVHVTLEPIAAMDLTVPEDLRYLNIALVDVGAGTSDIAISKEGTVVAYGMIPLAGDEITESIGKSFLLDFQTAEHVKRTVFTEGKVKVKNVLDREIELTREEVESAIKPVVDQITSEISSVVTELNGGPPSVVMVVGGGAKIPSFVETLAGKLNLPLDRVSLKSVESTGVVEDITGKVKGSEYITPVGIAYSAMRNRGAVFSQVVVNGIPVRLMGAVGKYSVMQVLIQAGYRFSSLVGGDTISVVVNGKPLLRPRRKTSVRILVNGEEASLSSKVKHGDRIDVHIEEKTIPLRIKDVAKPVKVALPSGEIEEVFPEILKNSSPASLEESLSEEDFVSFPEKMKVKEIKEKLSYGKVKVSVNGEEKNVCVVDFDLLKEGRPLKDDEEVSLGSELTVVEKGKKSLEEALEVPHITVSFNGVLKKIPLKIVRRVGESRVEMKDFKPMVLDLLKDMKMDGLRDYELLKNGKKAMFTDPLEDGDVVEFREKK
- the mutS2 gene encoding endonuclease MutS2; translated protein: MDYLEVLDFPKVVDLVKKHTFSDLGKKHLDTLKPKVNPWKELELVEELLNYLTRWGEPPIKGLNDITPELEKLKAGSSLEPWELLRVSSFLEGCDILKNELKRREYLKLKETFSQLVSFEEFVKEVNRCIEQDGEISNNASPRLKEIRNEKRHLSEEIKKKADDFVRKHSQILQEQMYVYREGRYLFPVKASMKRSVRGIVHHLSSSGATVFMEPEEFVELNNRMRLLEEEERLEIGRILRRLTNILLSNLSDLEKNIDLIAHFDSLYARVKFAKENNGIVVKPSSRIKLVNARHPLIPKDRVVPINLELPPNKKGIIITGPNMGGKTVTVKTVGLFTALMMSGFPLLCDDGTELMIFPKIMADIGEEQNIEQSLSTFSSHLKRIVEIVENADSDSLVILDELGSGTDPAEGAALAIAIIEELLEKGATLFVTTHHTPVKILAMNHPLLLNASMEFDPETLSPTYKVLVGVPGGSHAFQIAEKLGLDRRVIENAKSRLSQEEMELESLIRSLHEKISLLEEEKRKLQKEKEEYMKLRAKYEADYKKLRRMKIEEFDRELKELNDYIRKVKKELDQAIHVAKSGNVEEMRKTVRVLEKERKDLKKKTIEEEMEEEINVGDHVRMEGGTSVGKVVDVKGSTALVDFGFLRVKVPVGKLRKAKKKEEEDKEEGTHFVSSFRTEIDIRGMTVEEAEPVVKKFIDDLVMNGIKKGYIIHGKGTGKLATGVWEMLRRDRRVVSFRFGTPSEGGTGVTVVEVEV